One Rhinoderma darwinii isolate aRhiDar2 chromosome 6, aRhiDar2.hap1, whole genome shotgun sequence DNA window includes the following coding sequences:
- the ERMN gene encoding ermin, whose translation MAEEAQAPEYNGNEKPKIIPVQITDVIDQIGRSIACEESHCDSVFTSEGLDVLLEDKIMTPALDLNEKNEDGQKGENNTTVEKVPDMLDNHEKESGDNEGGCQTRVEIDGDIALLPSTDDISKQDKDQDGDKNETPDILLYEQSRHPNETGTEDILSETEEENTSIETDTEYGDGSYDEQDNGPQQSLAVSPSGSHLESNEMAGSRPDISRHSYSRYDTVSYRKIRKGNTKQRIDEFESMMNL comes from the exons ATGGCGGAAGAAGCCCAGGCCCCTGAATACAACGGGAATGAAAAGCCTAAAATAATTCCAGTGCAAATAACTGATGTTATTGATCAAATTGGCAGATCCATAGCATGTGAAGAAAGCCATTGTGATTCAGTGTTTACAAGTGAAGGTCTTGATGTTCTCCTCGAGGACAAAATTATGACACCAGCTTTGGATCTTAATGAGAAAAATGAAGACG GGCAAAAGGGAGAAAACAATACAACTGTGGAAAAAGTTCCAGATATGTTGGACAACCATGAGAAAGAATCTGGGGACAACGAAGGAGGATGTCAAACAAGAGTAG AAATAGATGGAGACATAGCTCTACTTCCTAGTACAGACGACATAAGTAAGCAGGACAAAGATCAAGATGGAGATAAAAATGAAACGCCAGATATATTATTGTATGAGCAAAGCCGCCATCCAAATGAAACTGGCACAGAAGATATTTTGTCTGAAACCGAAGAAGAAAATACATCCATAGAGACCGACACCGAATATGGAGACGGGTCATATGATGAGCAAGATAATGGACCCCAGCAGTCCCTAGCAGTTAGTCCAAGTGGCAGCCATCTTGAATCTAACGAAATGGCTGGAAGTAGGCCAGATATCTCTAGGCACAGTTACTCTAGATATGACACTGTATCATACCGTAAAATCCGGAAAGGAAACACAAAGCAGCGGATTGATGAGTTTGAGTCTATGATGAATCTGTAA